In a genomic window of Siphonobacter curvatus:
- a CDS encoding NUDIX hydrolase, producing MQELGDEKYISHLSIDCVIFGYEAKALKVLIAKFKFGEGVFALPGGYVRKTEGIDQAASRILRERTGLTDIYLEQYRVFGDENRIIKSKYRETIKSQLQRFDRQRFDTGVVEWLTSRFISIGYYALVDITKVNPQCGEFDEYLEWRNIEDIPEMIHDHGEILEYGLQALRQNLDQKLIAFNLLPETFTMREVQELYEAVYHRSFPINNFQKKILDLGVLERLHKKYTGAANTAPYLYRFKKSSQ from the coding sequence ATGCAAGAATTGGGTGATGAAAAGTATATCTCACATTTGTCCATTGACTGTGTGATTTTCGGTTACGAAGCAAAGGCATTGAAAGTACTGATTGCCAAATTCAAGTTTGGGGAAGGCGTGTTTGCATTGCCCGGCGGTTATGTCCGTAAGACGGAAGGAATCGATCAGGCGGCCAGCCGGATTCTTCGGGAAAGAACGGGACTGACGGATATATACCTGGAACAGTACCGCGTGTTTGGGGATGAAAACCGTATTATCAAGAGTAAGTACCGGGAAACCATCAAGTCTCAGTTGCAACGGTTTGATCGCCAGCGATTCGATACTGGAGTAGTGGAATGGTTGACCAGCCGCTTTATCAGTATTGGCTACTATGCATTGGTAGATATTACGAAGGTAAATCCGCAATGTGGCGAGTTTGATGAATACCTCGAATGGCGAAACATTGAGGACATTCCTGAAATGATTCACGATCACGGAGAAATTCTGGAATACGGATTGCAGGCACTTCGCCAGAACTTGGATCAGAAACTGATTGCCTTTAATCTTCTGCCGGAAACCTTTACGATGCGGGAAGTACAGGAGCTTTACGAAGCCGTCTACCATCGCTCGTTTCCTATCAATAACTTCCAGAAAAAAATCCTGGATCTGGGGGTTCTGGAACGCCTTCACAAAAAATACACTGGTGCGGCTAATACGGCACCGTATCTCTATCGCTTTAAAAAAAGCAGTCAATAG
- a CDS encoding pyridoxal phosphate-dependent aminotransferase encodes MKSIPVYPPHSVAFQGSSTSREGPAQTLIRLDSNENPYGISPTVQQAILAALPLANRYVFSDLPVLMAKIAARERVSATQVLVGAGLSDLLEKTALLYFKPGDNLVCPLPTFPLFLDAVVATGAQCKSIACRSDGSHDLERMEAAIDERTRMVYICNPNNPTGSITDGQSLLRFCESVSPRVPIFIDEAYLDLALGANTQSMVSVLLQKKNVIIGRTFSKGFGLAGLRVGYLLAQPAFLAPFHQVNTMTGLNISSLALYAASAALDDVAFHLHYVQQNERVKSYIYSQLNRLGYAFIPSYTNFILMALPLPGDSFQKQMLAKGIRVKTMEMHRTFWCRLSLGTLEEMQLFVKALGELQSL; translated from the coding sequence CATTCGGTAGCCTTTCAAGGGTCATCTACTTCCAGGGAAGGGCCCGCACAAACGTTGATTCGGTTGGATTCGAATGAAAATCCTTACGGCATTTCTCCCACCGTACAACAGGCCATCCTGGCCGCACTCCCCTTAGCGAATCGTTACGTCTTTAGCGATTTGCCCGTGCTCATGGCTAAAATTGCGGCCCGGGAACGGGTGTCGGCCACTCAGGTCCTGGTGGGGGCAGGACTTTCGGATTTACTCGAAAAGACGGCTCTGCTTTATTTCAAGCCCGGGGATAACCTGGTTTGCCCTTTGCCTACATTTCCTCTCTTTCTGGACGCGGTAGTAGCGACCGGTGCCCAGTGCAAAAGCATTGCCTGCCGAAGCGATGGTTCTCACGATTTAGAGCGGATGGAAGCGGCCATCGATGAGCGTACCCGGATGGTCTATATCTGTAACCCCAACAACCCAACGGGCAGCATTACCGATGGGCAATCGTTACTGCGGTTTTGCGAGAGCGTTTCCCCACGCGTACCCATTTTTATCGATGAAGCCTACCTGGATTTAGCCCTAGGAGCGAATACGCAGAGTATGGTGAGCGTGCTGCTTCAAAAGAAAAATGTCATCATTGGACGGACGTTCTCGAAAGGCTTTGGTTTAGCCGGTTTACGCGTGGGTTATCTCCTCGCCCAACCCGCCTTTTTGGCTCCGTTTCATCAGGTAAATACCATGACGGGCCTCAATATTAGTTCGCTGGCCTTGTATGCGGCCTCGGCGGCACTGGACGATGTCGCTTTTCATTTACACTACGTACAGCAGAATGAACGGGTCAAATCATACATTTACAGCCAGCTCAACCGACTGGGCTACGCCTTCATTCCTTCGTATACGAACTTTATCCTGATGGCTCTGCCCCTACCGGGGGACTCTTTTCAGAAGCAGATGCTTGCCAAAGGCATCCGGGTAAAAACGATGGAAATGCACCGCACGTTCTGGTGCCGCCTGAGTTTGGGTACGCTCGAGGAGATGCAGCTATTCGTTAAAGCCCTGGGCGAACTTCAGAGCCTATGA
- a CDS encoding DUF2911 domain-containing protein yields MKSSFRFALTLLFVFSISSLTMAQADKSQRPSPPATATGKIGTATVTIQYNSPSVKGRTVWGELVPYGKVWRAGANEATTFETDQAIQVGGKSLPAGKYTLFAIPEEKQWTFIFNSQTGQWGVKRTGEANLDRANDVLTVTAKPKAMASASERLMYEVTPQGFTLKWATLEVPVSLKE; encoded by the coding sequence ATGAAATCGAGCTTCCGCTTTGCATTAACACTACTTTTCGTTTTCAGTATTTCATCATTGACTATGGCTCAGGCAGACAAAAGTCAGCGACCCAGCCCACCGGCCACGGCTACGGGAAAAATTGGTACGGCAACCGTAACCATTCAATACAATAGTCCTTCGGTGAAAGGACGTACTGTTTGGGGCGAACTAGTCCCCTACGGTAAAGTATGGCGGGCGGGAGCCAACGAGGCCACCACCTTTGAAACGGACCAAGCGATTCAGGTCGGAGGAAAAAGCTTGCCCGCGGGTAAGTACACCCTATTTGCCATTCCCGAAGAAAAACAGTGGACGTTTATCTTTAATTCACAAACGGGCCAGTGGGGAGTGAAACGGACGGGGGAAGCGAACCTGGACCGGGCAAATGACGTACTGACCGTGACGGCCAAACCCAAAGCAATGGCCTCTGCCAGTGAACGGCTGATGTATGAAGTGACGCCCCAAGGATTTACCTTGAAATGGGCTACGCTGGAAGTACCCGTTTCACTGAAAGAATAA
- a CDS encoding redoxin domain-containing protein: MKLVLIVLGILSGTLAFAQRPKNATLDSLKSEKDPVQLQSKLKKLESGSEADIFTLLSFYQSNPAKSDSLVELAVKRFPKGTIACNMAINRLNAEKDGPTQERMLAQMEKDFPGADLDMAYYSVAYTYTQARNKPKLLSYLKKVKSPLFKPTAVHSVASTIAAYDSKEAEQLITQELASIREVTNLTDTSARALNHLKNSTNGLLGLYSEILAKNGNYEKAYTYLHEVYISSERKSPALIKNYGLLLSKRGNYQEAFPLLEKTVTSGLADSTVRAELASIYKKLYPGKNEKEYLASLDQKLTSKYETEAAKLMINEPAPSFIVTDASGKQVSLADFKGKTIVLDFWATWCGPCKASFPAMQMVVNKYKQDPQVKFLFIHTWERQGNPTAEAQEYLKANHYDLDLYMDIKNAKTKRNEAVSAFQVNGIPAKFVIDGKGRIRYKLTGFSGGNEAAVSELSAMINSAKANQ, translated from the coding sequence ATGAAACTAGTTTTGATCGTTCTGGGCATTCTCTCTGGTACGCTGGCCTTTGCTCAGCGACCTAAAAATGCCACCCTGGATTCACTCAAAAGTGAAAAAGATCCGGTTCAACTTCAGTCAAAGTTAAAGAAGCTTGAAAGCGGTTCGGAAGCGGATATTTTCACGCTTTTAAGTTTTTATCAAAGTAATCCAGCCAAATCAGATTCGCTCGTAGAACTGGCCGTTAAGAGGTTTCCCAAAGGCACCATTGCCTGTAATATGGCGATAAACCGACTGAATGCTGAAAAGGATGGACCTACCCAGGAACGGATGCTGGCTCAAATGGAAAAAGATTTTCCGGGTGCTGATCTGGATATGGCCTATTATTCCGTAGCCTATACGTACACACAAGCGAGGAACAAGCCAAAACTCCTGTCCTATCTGAAGAAAGTAAAGTCTCCCTTGTTTAAGCCTACTGCGGTTCATAGCGTTGCCAGTACCATAGCTGCTTACGATAGCAAAGAAGCCGAGCAATTAATTACCCAGGAGTTAGCGTCCATCCGCGAGGTTACAAATCTTACCGATACTTCGGCTAGGGCACTAAATCATCTAAAAAATAGCACTAATGGCCTGCTGGGTCTGTACAGCGAAATTTTGGCTAAGAATGGAAACTATGAAAAAGCGTATACGTACTTGCACGAAGTATACATCTCTTCAGAGCGAAAAAGCCCCGCTTTAATCAAAAACTACGGTCTTCTGTTGAGTAAGCGTGGTAATTATCAGGAAGCCTTTCCATTACTGGAAAAGACGGTAACCAGTGGCTTAGCCGACTCAACCGTACGAGCGGAACTGGCGTCTATCTACAAAAAGCTTTATCCAGGAAAAAATGAGAAGGAATACCTGGCTTCCCTCGACCAGAAATTAACGAGTAAATACGAAACGGAGGCAGCTAAATTAATGATTAACGAGCCCGCTCCCTCATTCATCGTTACAGACGCTTCGGGCAAACAGGTATCGTTGGCCGATTTTAAAGGAAAGACGATTGTTCTTGATTTCTGGGCGACGTGGTGCGGTCCGTGTAAGGCTTCTTTCCCCGCCATGCAAATGGTAGTGAATAAGTACAAGCAGGATCCACAGGTAAAATTCCTCTTTATCCATACCTGGGAACGGCAAGGCAATCCAACCGCCGAAGCTCAGGAATACCTGAAAGCTAATCACTACGATTTAGATCTATACATGGACATCAAAAATGCAAAGACGAAGCGGAATGAGGCGGTATCTGCCTTTCAAGTAAATGGCATTCCTGCGAAGTTTGTGATTGATGGCAAGGGCCGAATTCGCTATAAATTGACGGGATTCTCGGGAGGTAACGAGGCTGCTGTTTCAGAGTTATCAGCGATGATTAACTCGGCCAAGGCTAATCAGTAA
- a CDS encoding Rid family detoxifying hydrolase, protein MNKQIIFSPNVPAPIGPYSQAVQVGPVLYVSGQIAADVAANQGGVQAETRQVMLSLGELLAAAGMHYRNIVKTSIFLKDMNDFAVVNAVYGEFFTSDFPARETVQVARLPKDVSVEISVIAYQE, encoded by the coding sequence ATGAACAAGCAAATCATCTTCAGCCCCAATGTTCCAGCCCCCATCGGTCCGTATTCGCAGGCCGTTCAGGTAGGGCCCGTCCTGTACGTATCCGGCCAGATAGCGGCCGACGTAGCAGCGAATCAGGGTGGCGTTCAGGCCGAAACCCGGCAAGTTATGTTAAGCCTGGGTGAATTGCTGGCAGCCGCAGGTATGCACTACCGTAACATTGTTAAAACGTCCATTTTTCTGAAAGACATGAACGACTTTGCCGTCGTCAATGCGGTGTATGGCGAATTTTTTACGAGCGATTTTCCCGCCCGAGAAACGGTACAGGTAGCCCGTTTACCCAAGGACGTTTCCGTGGAAATATCCGTCATTGCTTATCAGGAGTAA
- a CDS encoding NAD(P)H-dependent oxidoreductase gives MSLKESLTWRYAVKKYSNQKVSDEAIQTILDAINLSASSTGMQPYRVIVVKDAAIREELAKDSFNAQILEASDLLVFAAFENITQDIIDDYMAHVAAVREIPLEQLAGFKQALETHMLTQTPEANFSWAARQAYIGLGTGLIAAAELKIDTTPMEGFNHEKLDQLLGLPEKGLKSVVLLSLGYRDAEQDPYANLKKVRLPLHEFALVQ, from the coding sequence ATGTCTCTCAAAGAAAGCCTTACCTGGCGATACGCAGTCAAAAAATACAGCAACCAAAAAGTGTCTGACGAAGCCATTCAAACTATTCTGGACGCTATTAACCTTAGTGCCTCGTCCACCGGTATGCAACCGTACCGCGTGATTGTGGTAAAAGATGCGGCCATACGGGAAGAGCTGGCCAAAGATTCCTTCAATGCCCAGATTCTGGAAGCCTCCGATTTACTCGTCTTTGCTGCTTTCGAAAATATAACGCAGGACATCATTGATGACTATATGGCCCACGTGGCAGCCGTTCGTGAAATACCCCTGGAACAACTGGCAGGTTTTAAACAAGCCCTGGAAACGCACATGCTGACTCAAACACCCGAAGCCAACTTTAGCTGGGCAGCCCGGCAGGCTTACATCGGACTGGGAACCGGCCTCATCGCCGCGGCTGAGTTGAAAATAGATACGACTCCTATGGAAGGTTTCAATCACGAAAAACTGGACCAATTGTTGGGTTTACCAGAGAAGGGTTTGAAAAGTGTAGTGTTGTTGTCTTTAGGCTACCGCGATGCCGAACAGGATCCCTATGCCAACCTGAAAAAAGTAAGACTACCGTTACATGAGTTTGCCTTGGTACAATAG
- a CDS encoding M1 aminopeptidase family protein, whose protein sequence is MSKALFIFFVTGLALMSRHVHSQVPHLAGDIYVSLEQGTMKADLSVSNLPKTSNYSIQLNSGLNIKFFRDSTDRFSYSAEREYQPEKSYESFQYWFPSNDRKSRYLPAHFKISYLGAFPIHADSTKLSERGDWKGNIALNGKTIRVTEQSAWYPILYNLAEDKTYTSVTYDLTIHVPGAKAIYLNGQPPQKGSVAHFQSDQPFPLLLFAGDFDFKKEQNTYLINTTLSQGQTQVLDGWFTRIKNYYQDHLDVPYGVDVTLLASTPVSQRNDWLFVTYPTVASVSPKNWLNTLVNPKTQTISDSNYISLISHELGHYYFGTVFRPNSTLYWAFLEGVTEYISLQAVRDLVGKSYYDRKIRQYITASRKLQNFKGLAEINSPSEINETYRYQYIPLLLTGLEAKLGRPQLWKWLRSILQTEKPLTNYAFFKESLLQSGVDERTFEDLESQYLRSSAGLPNLLAAFHSYEIPSQSNPTTTYAYYWGVTGQRQSPNAAAKPQVFYTGVKRMKAGEDLTKVSQRYFDFAKRKCSDLEECFSDFNTYETLEQAQKAQKNWLNRLLATHELKAVDF, encoded by the coding sequence ATGTCTAAAGCTCTATTTATCTTTTTCGTAACAGGATTAGCTCTAATGAGCCGACATGTGCATAGCCAGGTTCCTCACCTGGCAGGCGATATTTATGTATCGCTAGAACAGGGGACGATGAAGGCCGATCTGTCCGTTTCTAATCTTCCGAAAACCAGCAATTACTCCATTCAACTAAATAGCGGATTGAATATAAAGTTTTTCCGGGATAGTACGGATCGTTTTTCGTATTCAGCAGAACGCGAGTACCAGCCGGAAAAATCGTACGAGAGTTTTCAGTACTGGTTTCCCAGTAACGATCGGAAAAGTCGCTATCTGCCCGCTCATTTTAAAATCAGTTACCTAGGAGCTTTTCCCATCCACGCTGATTCCACGAAACTAAGTGAGCGGGGAGACTGGAAGGGAAATATTGCTCTAAACGGGAAAACGATTCGGGTAACGGAACAGTCAGCCTGGTATCCTATCCTGTATAACCTGGCAGAGGATAAAACCTACACCAGCGTAACGTATGATTTGACCATTCACGTCCCCGGAGCCAAGGCGATTTACCTTAATGGCCAGCCTCCTCAGAAGGGGTCAGTAGCTCATTTTCAATCGGATCAACCTTTTCCATTACTGCTGTTTGCTGGCGACTTTGACTTTAAAAAAGAGCAAAATACGTACCTCATTAATACGACCTTGAGTCAGGGACAAACCCAAGTACTGGATGGCTGGTTTACCCGGATTAAAAACTATTACCAGGACCATCTGGATGTTCCCTACGGAGTCGATGTTACTTTGCTGGCCAGTACCCCCGTTTCCCAGCGAAACGACTGGTTGTTTGTTACCTATCCCACTGTTGCTTCCGTCAGCCCCAAGAATTGGCTAAACACACTGGTAAATCCGAAAACCCAGACTATTTCGGATTCCAATTATATCTCTCTGATTTCTCACGAGTTAGGCCATTATTACTTTGGCACGGTCTTTCGACCTAACTCGACTTTGTACTGGGCTTTTTTGGAGGGCGTAACCGAATATATCTCTTTACAGGCCGTCCGTGATCTGGTGGGAAAAAGCTATTACGACCGCAAAATTAGACAGTATATAACCGCCAGTCGGAAATTGCAAAACTTTAAAGGGTTAGCAGAAATCAACAGTCCGAGCGAAATTAATGAGACCTATCGCTATCAATATATTCCGCTGTTACTGACGGGATTGGAAGCAAAGCTCGGACGGCCTCAATTATGGAAATGGCTCCGAAGTATCCTTCAGACGGAAAAGCCCCTAACCAACTACGCATTCTTCAAGGAAAGCCTGCTGCAAAGCGGCGTAGATGAGCGAACATTCGAAGATTTGGAAAGCCAGTACCTACGTTCGTCGGCTGGCTTACCAAATCTGCTGGCAGCATTCCATTCCTATGAAATTCCTAGCCAGTCGAATCCTACTACGACTTATGCTTACTACTGGGGGGTAACCGGGCAGAGGCAGTCTCCCAATGCAGCAGCAAAACCGCAGGTTTTCTATACGGGCGTCAAGCGCATGAAAGCTGGAGAAGATCTAACGAAGGTAAGTCAGCGGTATTTTGATTTTGCTAAACGTAAGTGCTCCGATCTAGAGGAATGTTTTAGCGACTTTAATACCTACGAAACCTTGGAACAAGCTCAGAAGGCCCAGAAAAACTGGTTAAATCGCTTATTGGCAACGCACGAGTTAAAAGCGGTTGATTTTTAA
- a CDS encoding winged helix-turn-helix transcriptional regulator yields the protein MDQPIINNRACFTTPHDPQACNKRIMAIHDTLYVLGGKWKISIITSLGFGKKRYSELLREVKGISGKVLSRELKEMETNLLITRTVLDTQPVAVEYELSEYCENLLPVIFKLAEWGTEHRKKIVSVP from the coding sequence ATGGACCAACCCATCATAAATAACAGAGCCTGTTTTACTACACCCCATGATCCTCAGGCCTGTAACAAACGAATCATGGCCATCCACGATACCTTGTACGTACTGGGTGGTAAATGGAAGATTTCGATTATTACCAGTCTGGGATTTGGCAAGAAACGGTATTCGGAACTACTCCGGGAAGTAAAGGGTATTTCCGGCAAAGTTTTAAGCCGGGAACTAAAAGAAATGGAAACCAACCTGCTAATTACACGAACCGTACTGGATACCCAGCCCGTAGCCGTGGAATACGAGCTTTCCGAGTATTGCGAAAACCTGTTACCAGTCATTTTCAAACTGGCCGAGTGGGGGACGGAGCATCGGAAAAAGATTGTCAGTGTACCATAG
- a CDS encoding multidrug effflux MFS transporter — translation MKPNVLSLLTLGLLMALAPFSIDTYLAAFPVMAQQLHTTVSAVAYSLTSFFLGLAVGQLLCGPLLDRFGRKKPLMAGLFLYSLAAVACAYVTEVHWLIGLRFVLAVGGCVGMVASRAMVRDLYQPQEIAGILSTLLLILGISPILAPTVGRLILELAGWRAIFLSMALLSISLIVLVVRTLPESKPADASISLRPRQILNEYIQVLSSSAFSVHALVAGLASAGLFSFIAGSPQLLMDTYHFSQADFSYAFGFSAGGLVLGSQINRFAHQWKTTPELLRIAGRLQAGLALLLGLLGILDLLTATLLLLLVFSYLLFHGFINPNATTLALLPFRQNAGSASALAGCVQMILGASFSALVSYFSNGSLLPMIIPMVLASWSGFGLQQLVVQNHASKALEGLPT, via the coding sequence ATGAAACCAAACGTTCTTTCGCTCCTCACGCTGGGCCTTCTGATGGCCCTGGCCCCCTTTTCGATTGACACGTATTTAGCGGCATTCCCAGTGATGGCTCAGCAATTGCATACGACCGTCTCGGCAGTAGCCTATTCACTGACGAGTTTCTTTTTGGGTTTAGCGGTGGGTCAGCTGCTTTGCGGGCCGCTGCTGGACCGATTTGGCCGAAAAAAGCCCTTGATGGCGGGTCTGTTTCTGTATTCGCTCGCTGCGGTTGCCTGTGCGTATGTTACGGAGGTTCACTGGCTGATTGGCTTGCGTTTTGTATTGGCGGTCGGTGGTTGTGTGGGCATGGTAGCAAGCCGGGCGATGGTGCGGGACTTGTACCAACCGCAAGAAATCGCGGGAATTCTCTCGACGCTGTTACTGATTTTAGGCATCTCCCCCATCCTGGCTCCAACGGTTGGACGCTTGATTCTGGAACTGGCGGGCTGGCGGGCTATTTTTCTCAGTATGGCCCTTTTGTCCATAAGTTTAATAGTTCTGGTAGTTCGCACCTTACCGGAAAGTAAACCAGCCGACGCGTCGATTTCCCTACGGCCAAGGCAAATTTTGAACGAATATATTCAGGTACTTTCCTCGTCGGCCTTTAGTGTTCATGCCCTGGTGGCGGGCTTGGCTTCCGCCGGTCTCTTTTCGTTTATTGCGGGTTCGCCTCAACTTCTGATGGATACCTATCATTTTTCGCAGGCGGATTTTAGCTACGCATTCGGATTCAGTGCGGGTGGTTTAGTACTCGGAAGCCAGATTAACCGCTTTGCTCACCAATGGAAAACGACCCCGGAACTGTTACGAATAGCAGGCCGCCTGCAGGCAGGACTTGCTCTGCTTTTAGGCCTGCTCGGAATCCTGGACCTGTTAACGGCTACGCTACTGCTTTTACTGGTTTTTAGTTACCTCCTGTTTCATGGCTTTATTAATCCCAATGCCACTACGTTAGCCTTACTGCCGTTCCGGCAAAATGCCGGCAGTGCCTCTGCGTTGGCTGGCTGCGTACAAATGATCCTGGGTGCCAGCTTCTCGGCCCTGGTCAGTTATTTCAGTAACGGCTCACTCCTACCGATGATCATCCCCATGGTGTTGGCAAGCTGGTCCGGTTTCGGTTTGCAGCAACTAGTTGTCCAGAACCACGCCAGCAAAGCTTTGGAGGGTTTGCCGACCTAG
- a CDS encoding SDR family NAD(P)-dependent oxidoreductase, whose amino-acid sequence MTRKIALVTGGSRGLGRDMALRLAQKGIDVILTYHTQPEKALAVAAEIETRGQKAAVLPFNVGAIAELNTFVSALQTVLKNTFATDKFDFLVNNAGMNLVIPSFAETTEDQFDTLLNIHFKGVFFLTQKLLLLLNDNGGIVNISTGLTRLTFPGSATYASMKAGIEVLTRYLAKELGPRGINVNVVAPGAIATDFSGGRLKNTPQLQEHLKSVTAIPRIGQPEDIGGVVAFLCTPEAKWVNAQRIEVSGGLQL is encoded by the coding sequence ATGACACGCAAAATTGCACTCGTTACGGGCGGAAGTCGCGGACTCGGTCGGGACATGGCTCTTCGCCTTGCCCAAAAAGGAATAGACGTTATCCTTACCTATCATACCCAGCCGGAAAAGGCATTGGCCGTAGCCGCTGAGATTGAAACACGCGGACAGAAAGCCGCCGTATTACCTTTCAATGTAGGAGCCATTGCCGAATTGAATACGTTTGTTTCAGCCCTACAAACGGTCTTGAAGAACACCTTCGCTACAGACAAATTTGATTTTCTGGTCAACAACGCTGGTATGAATCTGGTCATTCCCAGCTTCGCCGAAACTACGGAAGATCAATTCGATACCCTACTCAATATCCACTTTAAGGGCGTATTTTTCTTAACGCAAAAACTCCTGCTCTTACTCAATGATAACGGCGGTATTGTCAATATTTCGACGGGTTTAACTCGCTTGACCTTCCCGGGCTCTGCCACGTATGCCAGTATGAAAGCGGGTATTGAAGTACTGACCCGTTACTTGGCGAAAGAGCTGGGTCCTAGAGGAATCAATGTCAATGTGGTAGCTCCGGGAGCCATTGCGACGGACTTCAGCGGCGGGCGACTTAAAAATACCCCGCAACTACAAGAGCACCTGAAAAGTGTTACTGCGATTCCCCGGATCGGTCAGCCCGAAGACATTGGGGGTGTCGTTGCTTTTCTGTGTACACCCGAAGCCAAGTGGGTCAATGCTCAACGGATTGAGGTGTCGGGAGGTCTGCAATTGTAA
- a CDS encoding NAD(P)-dependent oxidoreductase: MKIGFLGLGNLGTPIAENLLQSTQQLYVYNRTAAKAQPLADRGAVICSSVAELATLSDVVFTLVSDDAALQAVTAGEEGIAANLKKGGVHVSLSTILPATATSLAQLHDEHGSHYIACAILGRPEAARAKKLNLLVSGNTDVFETIKPVLEQCGAANIWAFGSEVGAANVAKLCSNFLIVSAMESMAESIHLARQSGIDAEQLMHMLTQTLFASPVYSTYGNSLLKEAFLPAGFTLKLGLKDVNLINEQASTVGVQLPFGKKVQELMNQCVEQGLGEHDWTAIALASR, translated from the coding sequence ATGAAAATTGGCTTTCTCGGTTTAGGAAACCTTGGTACCCCCATTGCGGAAAACCTGTTGCAGAGCACGCAGCAACTGTATGTCTACAATCGTACGGCCGCCAAAGCACAACCGCTGGCAGATCGGGGTGCCGTCATTTGTTCTTCCGTAGCTGAACTGGCTACGCTGAGTGATGTAGTTTTTACCCTGGTTTCGGACGATGCTGCCCTTCAGGCGGTTACTGCGGGTGAAGAAGGCATTGCCGCAAATTTAAAAAAGGGCGGTGTTCATGTTTCCTTAAGTACAATCCTGCCCGCCACGGCTACCTCACTGGCTCAGCTACACGACGAGCACGGTTCCCACTACATCGCCTGTGCTATTCTGGGTCGGCCGGAAGCGGCCCGGGCTAAAAAGCTTAACCTGCTGGTATCGGGTAATACGGATGTCTTTGAAACTATCAAACCCGTACTTGAACAATGCGGTGCGGCTAATATCTGGGCATTTGGATCCGAGGTGGGAGCGGCGAATGTCGCCAAATTATGCTCAAATTTCCTGATCGTCTCCGCAATGGAATCCATGGCCGAAAGCATTCATCTAGCCCGGCAAAGCGGCATCGATGCCGAACAATTGATGCACATGTTGACCCAAACGCTTTTTGCTTCACCGGTATATTCCACATATGGTAATAGCTTATTGAAAGAAGCTTTTCTGCCCGCTGGTTTTACTTTAAAGCTCGGCCTGAAAGATGTTAATCTCATCAACGAACAAGCCTCAACCGTAGGTGTTCAACTGCCCTTCGGTAAGAAAGTACAGGAATTGATGAATCAGTGCGTAGAGCAGGGCCTGGGCGAGCACGACTGGACGGCCATTGCTCTGGCCTCCCGGTAA
- a CDS encoding helix-turn-helix domain-containing protein — MKTRTLDEFYQAVATSGHRNLEAFLPPGISKEIGHFNVFSIHEVFQTFRETGQVAMPYNRRSYYKISFIQGHNRAEYADKTIEIESSALLFATPKIPYHWLPQDLEQAGYFCVFTEEFLLATQGGVVLDELPIFQAGAYPIFQLSEEESVQIELIFKKMHQELASDYVYKYDLIRAYLLELIHRGQKLQPLTAARHTSTARTSSLFVELLERQFPIESPHQPLPLRTAKDFADRLSIHVNSLNRALKTTTGKTTTDLISQRLIQEAKRLLKHTDWNISEIAYGLGFEEVAHFSNFFRKQTSWSPVSFRK, encoded by the coding sequence ATGAAAACGCGTACCCTCGACGAATTCTATCAGGCCGTAGCTACTTCAGGCCATCGTAACTTAGAAGCCTTTTTACCCCCGGGTATTTCAAAAGAAATCGGACATTTCAATGTCTTCAGTATACACGAAGTATTTCAAACGTTTCGGGAGACGGGGCAAGTAGCGATGCCTTACAATCGCCGTTCGTATTACAAAATAAGCTTTATCCAAGGGCATAATCGGGCCGAGTACGCGGATAAAACCATTGAAATTGAAAGCAGTGCTTTGTTGTTCGCCACGCCCAAAATACCCTATCACTGGTTGCCACAGGATTTGGAACAAGCCGGGTACTTCTGCGTCTTTACCGAAGAATTTTTGTTAGCGACCCAAGGAGGCGTAGTGCTCGACGAATTACCCATTTTTCAGGCCGGTGCGTATCCCATTTTTCAGCTTTCCGAAGAAGAATCCGTACAGATAGAGCTGATTTTCAAAAAAATGCATCAAGAGCTTGCTTCGGATTATGTTTACAAGTACGATCTGATCCGAGCGTATTTACTGGAACTTATCCATCGGGGGCAAAAGCTTCAACCCCTTACGGCGGCCCGTCATACGAGTACCGCTCGGACCTCTTCGCTGTTTGTGGAATTACTCGAACGGCAGTTCCCCATTGAATCCCCTCACCAGCCGCTTCCCCTACGAACGGCCAAGGACTTTGCCGATCGTCTATCCATCCACGTTAATTCGCTTAATCGGGCGTTGAAAACCACGACGGGCAAAACAACTACGGATCTGATTAGCCAGCGACTTATCCAGGAAGCCAAACGCTTGTTGAAACACACAGATTGGAATATCTCAGAGATTGCGTATGGTCTGGGATTTGAAGAAGTAGCCCATTTTTCCAATTTCTTTCGAAAGCAAACGTCTTGGTCTCCGGTAAGCTTTCGAAAATGA